In Fusarium falciforme chromosome 9, complete sequence, the following are encoded in one genomic region:
- a CDS encoding Kinesin motor domain-containing protein, with protein MDQFTLENAQRYQVLVDRFKPAPTKGKPVAEESNPDITIATRLRPMLEDEKEAGLLTGVFPRAQPAGTVDLHELRRTFRGAPGLTSFSFRVDRVFGSDDTTEAIYKELVKPLVPWAWGGGVSTMFAYGQTGSGKTYTVSGLERLIAETLFSDEVEGTRSIFISIIELAGNSAFDLLNSRKPVSILEDSFGSTHLAGASEYNITDAATLLKHINNAASFRRTASTQKNDSSSRSHAICKIRLENPELPQADDGLLYLIDLAGSEAARDVTAHSAERMKEAREINASLSVLKDCIRGRASIDAGTAAPGKKLYVPFRQSALTKVLKHVFDPAAERSCKTVVVACVNPSFLDVGASKNTLRYGEMLRVPVPKAVAPKYEVAKPSTWSHEQLQEWIGKNSGTPAVSAEILAPQETGKQLLRLPVPEFITRCLKTPDVTMEQATAFQSKFWRLHVDSQRPTNVKPKAEQKDTNSEAPPDKPGQHGLSSRDPRPEMSQVPFKERIRPGMVVSWNPPDGTPGFYRLPGRNLVTILSPEDETSYRCASVVPGVMPGAFEVYLWQQVVAKVEHMETEVLLEYDVATRYYYETL; from the exons ATGGACCAGTTCACCCTCGAGAATGCTCAGCGCTATCAGGTGCTCGTGGATCGCTTCAAGCCAGCCCCGACCAAGGGCAAGCCTGTGGCCGAGGAGTCTAACCCTGACATCACTATCGCTACTCGCCTTCGTCCGATgcttgaggatgagaaggaggccgGACTGTTGACTGGTGTCTTTCCACGAGCTCAACCAGCCGGCACTGTCGACTTGCACGAGCTGCGAAGGACTTTCAGGGGTGCCCCTGGCTTGACT TCTTTTAGCTTCCGTGTTGATCGAGTCTTTGGCTCTGATGACACAACCGAAGCCATCTACAAGGAGCTTGTCAAGCCCCTCGTCCCCTGGGCATGGGGTGGTGGTGTTAGCACCATGTTTGCCTATGGCCAGACGGGTTCGGGCAAGACTTATACCGTCAGCGGACTTGAACGCCTCATTGCCGAGACCCTGTTCTCAGATGAGGTTGAAGGCACTCggagcatcttcatctccatcatcgagCTGGCCGGGAACTCGGCATTTGACCTCCTCAACTCGCGAAAGCCCGTGTCCATTCTCGAGGACTCTTTTGGCTCGACTCATCTCGCTGGAGCGTCTGAGTACAACATCACAGATGCGGCGACACTGCTGAAGCACATCAACAATGCCGCCTCCTTCCGACGAACTGCATCTACGCAGAAGAACGACTCTTCATCCCGCTCTCACGCCATTTGCAAGATTCGACTCGAAAATCCTGAGCTGCCTCAGGCAGATGATGGACTGTTGTATCTCATTGATCTTGCTGGCTCTGAGGCTGCTCGAGATGTCACTGCTCACTCAGCCGAACGCATGAAGGAGGCACGAGAGATCAACGCTAGCCTCTCTGTTCTCAAGGACTGTATCCGTGGCAGAGCGAGCATCGATGCCGGTACGGCTGCACCTGGAAAGAAGCTGTACGTGCCGTTCCGACAGAGTGCCTTGACCAAGGTCCTCAAGCATGTCTTTGATCCTGCCGCAGAGCGCAGTTGCAAGACTGTCGTTGTAGCTTGTGTTAATCCGAGTTTCCTGGATGTGGGCGCCAGCAAGAACACCTTGAGGTATGGTGAGATGCTGAGGGTTCCGGTGCCCAAGGCTGTAGCACCCAAGTATGAAGTTGCAAAGCCCAGTACCTGGTCTCACGAGCAGCTTCAGGAGTGGATTGGAAAGAAC TCCGGAACGCCTGCAGTTTCAGCCGAGATCCTTGCGCCTCAAGAGACAGGAAAGCAGCTGCTTCGCCTTCCAGTTCCCGAGTTCATCACTCGTTGCCTCAAGACGCCAGATGTGACGATGGAGCAAGCCACTGCTTTTCAGTCCAAATTTTGGCGACTTCACGTAGATTCTCAGCGACCAACCAATGTGAAGCCAAAGGCTGAACAGAAGGACACTAATAGCGAAGCTCCTCCAGACAAGCCTGGTCAGCACGGCCTTTCCAGTCGAGATCCGCGACCCGAGATGTCTCAAGTCCCGTTCAAGGAGCGCATCCGCCCAGGCATGGTTGTCAGCTGGAACCCTCCCGATGGCACACCTGGCTTCTATCGCCTTCCCGGTCGCAACTTGGTGACAATCTTGTCTCCAGAAGATGAGACGAGCTACAGATGTGCTTCAGTGGTACCGGGTGTAATGCCTGGTGCGTTTGAAGTGTACCTTTGGCAACAGGTCGTGGCAAAGGTCGAACACATGGAAACCGAGGTGTTGCTGGAGTACGATGTTGCGACGAGGTACTACTATGAAACTCTGTGA
- a CDS encoding Glutathione peroxidase has product MPWRVPESLPLLSRRCMRGLNKPTIRTSICSPPLSPLNNNIKRAAFFRLGYRKFPSVAAFSTSIPRSLPSSNMASATSFYDFKPLDKRGQEVPLADYKGKVVLIVNTASKCGFTPQYAGLEKLWTDIKQKHPDDFVILGFPCNQFGAQEPGSDEEIQSFCQVNYGVTFPIMQKTEVNGDGTNPLWAWLKEQQPGLLGLKRVKWNFEKFLVGRDGKVKGRWASTTKPESLEKPILDALAEEVKA; this is encoded by the exons ATGCCGTGGCGTGTTCCTGAGTCTCTGCCGCTGCTGTCACGACGTTGCATGCGCGGGCTTAATAAACCCACTATCCGAACCTCGATCTGTTCCCCACCACTTTCACctctcaacaacaacatcaaaAGAGCTGCATTTTTCCGTCTTGGCTATCGCAAGTTTCCATCAGTTGCTGCATTTTCCACCTCTATTCCTCGATCTCTTCCATCCTCAAACATGGCTTCCGCCACCAGCTTCTACGACTTTAAGCCGCTTGACA AGCGCGGCCAAGAGGTCCCCTTGGCCGActacaagggcaaggtcgtcctcatcgtcaacacGGCCTCCAAGTGCGGCTTCACCCCTCAGTACGCCGGCCTGGAGAAGCTCTGGACCGACATCAAGCAGAAGCACCCGGACGACTTTGTCATCCTCGGCTTCCCCTGCAACCAGTTCGGCGCCCAGGAGCCCGGGTCTGACGAGGAGATCCAGAGCTTCTGCCAGGTCAACTACGGCGTCACCTTCCCCATCATGCAAAAGACCGAGGTCAACGGCGACGGCACCAACCCTCTCTGGGCCTGGctcaaggagcagcagcccGGTCTCCTGGGCCTCAAGCGCGTCAAGTGGAACTTTGAAAAGTTCCTCGTCGGACGTGACGGAAAGGTCAAGGGCCGCTGGGCCAGCACCACCAAGCCCGAGTCCCTCGAGAAGCCCATCCTCGACGCTCTCgccgaggaggtcaaggcttGA
- a CDS encoding DAO domain-containing protein, whose amino-acid sequence MDGKRNIVVVGGGIIGCTTAYYLTRHPKFNPSLHTVTLLEAAPSVAPGASGKAGGLLALWAYPACLVPLSYRLHAELAAEHDGPRRWGYRRLGCGSFDAVVSRDRIKAMQQVSEDGKTWEKLPKQNGAAKDLLEAGSIPEDLDWVDHDIIDNWSEMGSPGTTETAQVHPLHFTTAIAELAQQAGTKIHTNAKVTKVNSSKAGVESVEYLDRETDEKKTIEGVTDIVVAAGPWTSKVLPRAKIESLRAHSVVYDVEVSPYAIFTDIELPPDFVPEHRAKMGQKRRHKGRVDPEIYARPFGEAYACGEPDTNVPLPETADQVECDEAQCDDIISYLGTISPILAAAPIKAKQACYLPRHIRFGQESGPLLGRTTVPGLFVAAGHTCWGIQNGPGTGKLMSEFVFDGAAKSANVDKLDPRKFKV is encoded by the exons ATGGACGGGAAGCGGAAtattgtcgtcgtcg GAGGCGGCATCATTGGCTGCACAACAGCCTACTACCTCACCCGCCATCCCAAGTTCAACCCGTCCCTGCACACCGTCACCCTCCTCGAGGCCGCGCCCTCTGTCGCCCCCGGCGCCTCGGGCAAGGCTGGcggcctcctcgccctctggGCTTACCCGGCATGCCTGGTCCCGCTCTCGTACCGCCTGCACGCCGAGCTGGCCGCCGAGCACGATGGGCCCCGGAGATGGGGCTACCGACGTCTCGGATGCGGGAGCTTTGACGCTGTCGTGTCGCGGGACCGCATCAAGGCTATGCAGCAGGTCAGTGAGGATGGAAAGACTTGGGAGAAGCTTCCCAAGCAGAATGGCGCCGCAAAGGATCTTCTCGAGGCTGGCAGTATACCAGAGGACCTTGACTGGGTCGACCACGACATAATCGACAACTGGTCTGAGATGGGTTCGCCTGGCACCACCGAGACAGCCCAGGTGCATCCTCTTCACTTTACAACAGCCATAGCCGAGCTCGCTCAGCAAGCCGGCACAAAAATACACACCAACGCCAAGGTGACAAAGGTAAATTCATCCAAGGCCGGCGTCGAGAGCGTCGAATACCTGGACCGCGAGAcggatgagaagaagacgattGAAGGCGTGACCGACATAGTTGTAGCTGCGGGACCTTGGACATCAAAAGTGCTGCCTCGCGCCAAGATCGAGAGTCTACGGGCCCATAGTGTCGTGTACGATGTTGAAGTCAGCCCTTACGCCATCTTTACAGATATCGAGCTGCCGCCGGACTTTGTCCCTGAGCATCGCGCCAAGATGGGGCAGAAGAGGAGACACAAGGGCCGTGTTGACCCTGAGATCTATGCAAGACCGTTTGGCGAGGCGTATGCTTGTG GCGAGCCCGATACCAACGTCCCCCTCCCAGAGACGGCAGACCAGGTAGAGTGCGACGAAGCCCAATgcgacgacatcatctccTATCTCGGCACCATCAGCCCCATCCTAGCCGCGGCGCCCATTAAGGCCAAGCAGGCCTGCTACCTCCCGCGGCACATAAGGTTCGGCCAGGAGAGCGGCCCGCTGCTCGGCAGGACTACGGTGCCGGGATTGTTTGTCGCGGCTGGCCACACGTGCTGGGGCATCCAGAACGGGCCGGGGACGGGCAAGCTCATGTCCGAGTTTGTGTTTGACGGGGCGGCAAAGAGTGCCAACGTCGACAAGCTGGATCCTAGAAAGTTCAAGGTTTGA